The following coding sequences lie in one Rutidosis leptorrhynchoides isolate AG116_Rl617_1_P2 chromosome 6, CSIRO_AGI_Rlap_v1, whole genome shotgun sequence genomic window:
- the LOC139855063 gene encoding probable serine/threonine-protein kinase PBL28: MILVYEYASNGSLDRHLNDSDLTWIQRIHICLDVAGGLNYLHNHNGGQRRVLHRDIKSSNILLDDNWNAKVSDLGLSRIAPANQPYSFQVTHAVGTIGYIDPLYLTTGVLTKESDVYSFGVLLLEVLCGRLISNVR; encoded by the coding sequence ATGATACTCGTATACGAGTACGCATCTAATGGAAGCCTCGATCGCCATTTAAATGACTCTGATCTTACATGGATCCAAAGGATCCATATATGTCTTGATGTTGCAGGGGGATTAAACTACCTTCATAATCATAATGGGGGACAACGAAGAGTTCTCCATCGAGATATTAAAAGTTCCAACATTCTATTGGATGACAACTGGAATGCTAAAGTTTCTGACTTGGGACTATCGAGAATAGCGCCCGCTAATCAACCGTACTCATTTCAAGTCACGCACGCCGTAGGTACCATCGGGTACATTGATCCACTATATTTAACGACTGGTGTCCTTACAAAAGAGTCAGATGTGTACTCTTTTGGCGTTCTCTTACTTGAAGTATTGTGTGGAAGACTAATAAGCAATGTGCGATAA